One stretch of Thermus filiformis DNA includes these proteins:
- a CDS encoding alpha/beta fold hydrolase — protein sequence MREEVGYIPLGEVELYVEDTGPLGAPAFLVLHDGPGGSAYALREGLSEYLEGYRVVYFDQRGSGRSLELPPDPRLFTIDALVEDVQGLAEALGLERFRLLGHGFGGIVALEAARRLEVEGVLLLGPWLSFPWLSQQLCRAAGCEPVDDPEENLARALEKADPKALFDRLMFPSLHGRLEYEWLLEGAALLDREAVGWAFVKNGLWRLDYRPYLADVSAPVEVVVGERDGTSYPLVEEAMAFLRGGLQVIPEAGHFPWIDDPEAFARAMRTALSSLVGV from the coding sequence ATGCGGGAAGAAGTCGGCTACATCCCCCTGGGGGAGGTGGAGCTTTACGTGGAGGACACCGGGCCCCTTGGGGCGCCCGCCTTCCTCGTCTTGCACGACGGGCCCGGCGGAAGCGCCTACGCCCTTCGGGAGGGGCTTTCCGAGTACCTGGAGGGCTACCGGGTGGTCTACTTTGACCAGAGGGGCTCGGGGCGGAGCCTGGAGCTTCCCCCGGACCCGCGCCTTTTCACCATAGACGCCCTGGTGGAGGACGTGCAGGGCCTGGCCGAGGCCCTGGGCCTGGAGCGCTTCCGCCTCCTCGGCCACGGCTTCGGGGGGATCGTGGCCCTCGAGGCCGCCCGGAGGCTCGAGGTGGAGGGCGTCCTCCTCCTGGGGCCCTGGCTCAGCTTCCCCTGGCTTTCCCAGCAGCTCTGCCGCGCGGCGGGGTGCGAGCCAGTGGACGACCCCGAGGAGAACCTGGCCCGGGCCCTGGAGAAGGCCGACCCCAAGGCCCTCTTTGACCGGCTGATGTTCCCCAGCCTGCACGGCCGCCTGGAGTACGAGTGGCTCCTGGAGGGGGCGGCCCTCCTGGACCGGGAGGCGGTGGGCTGGGCCTTCGTGAAGAACGGCCTCTGGCGGCTGGACTACCGCCCCTACCTGGCGGACGTTTCCGCTCCGGTGGAGGTGGTGGTGGGGGAGAGGGACGGGACCAGCTACCCCCTGGTGGAGGAGGCCATGGCCTTCCTGCGGGGGGGCCTCCAGGTCATCCCCGAGGCGGGGCACTTCCCCTGGATAGACGACCCTGAGGCCTTCGCCCGGGCCATGCGCACCGCCCTTTCTAGCCTGGTGGGGGTGTAG
- a CDS encoding fuculose-1-phosphate aldolase: MLARLFSAFRQVGEDLFHQRLITATAGNFSVRTARGFLITRSGVQKAHLTPEDLVEVPLEGPIPPGASVESVVHREVYLKTAAQALVHAHPRVAVALSFHLEALEPIDLEGRTYLPKVPVLAPKTVSATLEAAQSVAEALRTHRACLLRGHGAFTKSEKERPEEALLEAYSLMTSLEEAAEILLYHRLW; this comes from the coding sequence ATGCTCGCCCGCCTTTTCAGCGCCTTCCGCCAGGTGGGGGAGGACCTCTTCCACCAGCGCCTCATCACCGCCACCGCGGGGAACTTCTCCGTCCGCACCGCCCGGGGGTTTTTGATCACCCGGAGCGGGGTCCAGAAGGCCCACCTGACCCCGGAGGACCTGGTGGAGGTCCCCCTCGAGGGCCCCATCCCCCCCGGGGCCAGCGTGGAGAGCGTGGTCCACCGGGAGGTCTACCTAAAGACGGCCGCCCAGGCCCTGGTCCACGCCCACCCCCGGGTGGCGGTGGCCCTCTCCTTCCACCTGGAGGCCCTGGAGCCGATAGACCTCGAGGGCCGCACCTACCTCCCCAAAGTCCCCGTCCTGGCTCCGAAGACCGTCTCGGCCACCCTGGAGGCGGCCCAGAGCGTGGCCGAGGCCCTAAGGACGCACCGGGCCTGCCTCCTAAGGGGGCACGGGGCCTTCACCAAAAGCGAGAAGGAGCGGCCCGAGGAGGCCCTTTTGGAGGCCTACAGCCTGATGACGAGCCTGGAGGAGGCGGCGGAGATCCTCCTCTACCACCGCCTGTGGTGA
- a CDS encoding prepilin-type N-terminal cleavage/methylation domain-containing protein encodes MDQRQGFTLVELLLVVAILGVLAAVFVPALMGAARQARDRAALGYTHNVYKAAWAYLSEESGRALVTGDCTLAYAAGGYRVSAPPGSVQTCSVADRGDGTPSVTVVSRSGRTFRLP; translated from the coding sequence ATGGACCAGAGGCAGGGCTTCACCCTGGTGGAGCTTCTTTTGGTGGTGGCCATCCTGGGCGTCCTGGCGGCCGTCTTCGTCCCCGCCCTTATGGGGGCGGCCCGCCAGGCCCGGGACAGGGCGGCCCTGGGGTACACCCACAACGTCTACAAGGCCGCCTGGGCCTACCTGAGCGAGGAGAGCGGCCGCGCCTTGGTAACCGGGGACTGCACCCTGGCCTACGCGGCGGGGGGCTACAGGGTGAGCGCCCCCCCGGGGAGCGTCCAGACCTGCTCGGTGGCCGACCGGGGGGACGGCACCCCCAGCGTCACCGTGGTGAGCCGGTCCGGAAGGACCTTCCGGCTGCCTTAA
- a CDS encoding Uma2 family endonuclease has product MGRVDGLTLSWEEYLRLEEASPERHELVEGVPYAMAGASKAHNLLVGNLAFLLRPAARARGCRVYTETVRLRLGERTAYYPDLMVVCTPSPDPFQEEAPCLVVEVLSSGTRRTDLTEKKERYLALPSLQGYLLVDAARKRVLLYRRLEAGWALEVFGEEERVDLPCLEASLPVDAVYEGVPLEVE; this is encoded by the coding sequence ATGGGCCGGGTGGACGGGCTCACCTTAAGCTGGGAGGAGTACCTGCGGCTGGAGGAGGCGAGCCCCGAGCGCCACGAGCTGGTGGAGGGGGTCCCCTACGCCATGGCCGGGGCCAGCAAGGCCCACAACCTCCTGGTGGGGAACCTGGCCTTCCTCCTCCGCCCCGCCGCCCGGGCCCGGGGGTGCCGCGTATATACCGAGACGGTGCGCCTGCGCCTCGGCGAGCGCACCGCCTACTACCCCGACCTGATGGTGGTCTGCACCCCTTCCCCCGACCCCTTCCAGGAGGAGGCCCCCTGCCTGGTGGTGGAGGTCCTCTCCTCCGGCACCCGGCGGACCGACCTCACGGAGAAGAAGGAGCGCTACCTGGCCCTGCCCTCCCTCCAGGGCTACCTCCTGGTGGACGCGGCGCGGAAGCGGGTCCTCTTGTACCGGCGCCTCGAGGCGGGTTGGGCCCTGGAGGTCTTCGGCGAGGAGGAGAGGGTGGACCTGCCCTGCCTGGAGGCCTCCCTGCCGGTGGACGCGGTCTACGAGGGCGTCCCCTTGGAGGTAGAATAG
- the rpoC gene encoding DNA-directed RNA polymerase subunit beta' yields MKKEVRKVKISLASPEKIRRWSYGEVEKPETINYRTLKPERDGLFDERIFGPIKDYECACGKYKRQRFEGKVCERCGVEVTKSIVRRYRMGHIELATPAAHIWYVKDVPSKIGTLLDLSASELEQVLYFGKYIVIDPKGAVLNGAPVQKKQLLTDEEYRELRYGRQETYPIPLGVDALVKDGEEVVKGQELAPGIVSRMDGVVLYRFPRRIRVEYVQRERAQLTLPAEAWIEKESYRPGEPIAELAEPYRLLAQEGGVVDLLEWEEGALLSLVQDGEVVARYLLPVGMTPLVVKGEVVEEGTVLAEGRGLLRLPRHLSVTEAEAEEEDGLVHLSLSIEWTQPKDYALQPHMHVLVPEGARVRPGEKLVAAIEPEEEVHAEAEGVVHLHEPASIVVVKARVYPFEDDVEVSTGDRVAPGDVLADGGRVKSEIYGRVEVDLVRGVVRVVESYDIDARMGAEAIQALLKELDLAELEKELLEEMKNPSRARRAKARKRLEVVRAFLDSGNRPEWMVLEAIPVLPPDLRPMVQVDGGRFATSDLNDLYRRLINRNNRLKKLMAQGAPEMIIRNEKRMLQEAVDALLDNGRRGQPVTNPGSDRPLRSLTDILSGKQGRFRQNLLGKRVDYSGRSVIVVGPQLKMHQCGLPKRMALELFKPFLLKKMEEKGIAPNVKSARRMLERQRDIKDEVWDALEEVIHGKVVLLNRAPTLHRLGIQAFQPVLVEGQSIQLHPLVCEAFNADFDGDQMAVHVPLSSFAQAEARIQMLSAHNILSPASGEPIAKPSRDIILGLYYITQLRREKLGAGREFATFQEAMEAYEKGEVALNAPIRVAGKETSVGRLKFVFANPDEALLAVAHGLLDLQDVVTIRFQGRLLETSPGRVLFARIVAEAVGDEKVASELIQMDVPQEKNSLKDLVYHSFLRLGVEKTARLLDALKYYGFTLSTTSGITIGIDDAVIPEEKRQYLEEADRKLLQIEQAYEMGFLTEEERYRQIVDLWNETTEKVTKAVFKNFEENHPFNPLYVMAQSGARGNPQQIRQLCGMRGLMAKPSGEIFEVPVRASFREGLTVLEYFISSHGARKGGADTALRTADSGYLTRKLVDVAHEIVVREEDCGSTNYLSIPLFERDEVTREMRLRKKSDLESGLYGRALAREVSVLGRVLPEGQYLSLEDVHLIIKAAEAGEIQEVPVRSPLTCRTRYGVCQKCYGWDLSMARPVSIGEAVGIVAAQSIGEPGTQLTMRTFHTGGVATATDITQGLPRVIELFEARRPKAKAVIAEIDGTVRIEETEERLSVIVESEGFSKEYKLPKEARLTVKDGDYVEAGQPLTRGAVDPHQLLEAKGPEAVERYLVDEIQKVYRAQGVKLHDKHIELIVRQMLKYVEVTDPGDSRLLEGQVLEKWDVEAMNERLIAEGKTPIAWRPLLMGVTKSALSTKSWLSAASFQNTTHVLTEAAIAGKKDELIGLKENVILGRLIPAGTGSDFVRRTQVVDQKTFRLLEEARKEAVEATKEAPVRRPRRQEQPGKRA; encoded by the coding sequence ATGAAGAAGGAAGTCCGTAAGGTAAAGATCAGCCTGGCCTCTCCGGAGAAGATCCGCAGGTGGAGCTACGGGGAGGTGGAGAAGCCGGAGACCATCAACTACCGCACCCTGAAGCCCGAGCGGGACGGCCTCTTTGACGAGCGCATCTTCGGCCCCATCAAGGACTACGAGTGCGCCTGCGGCAAGTACAAGCGCCAGCGGTTTGAGGGGAAGGTCTGCGAGCGGTGCGGGGTGGAGGTGACCAAGAGCATCGTCCGCCGCTACCGCATGGGCCACATTGAGCTTGCCACCCCGGCGGCCCACATCTGGTACGTCAAGGACGTCCCCTCCAAGATCGGCACCCTTCTGGACCTTTCGGCGAGCGAGCTGGAGCAGGTCCTCTACTTCGGCAAGTACATCGTCATAGACCCCAAGGGGGCGGTCCTGAACGGCGCCCCCGTCCAGAAGAAGCAGCTCCTCACGGACGAGGAGTACCGGGAGCTCCGCTACGGCCGCCAGGAGACCTACCCCATCCCCCTGGGGGTGGACGCCCTGGTCAAGGACGGGGAGGAGGTGGTGAAGGGCCAGGAGCTCGCCCCCGGCATCGTGAGCCGGATGGACGGCGTCGTCCTCTACCGCTTCCCCCGGCGCATCCGCGTGGAGTACGTCCAGCGGGAGCGGGCCCAGCTCACCCTCCCCGCCGAGGCCTGGATTGAAAAGGAGAGCTACCGGCCGGGTGAGCCCATCGCCGAGCTCGCCGAGCCCTACCGCCTCCTGGCCCAGGAGGGGGGCGTGGTGGACCTTCTGGAGTGGGAGGAGGGGGCCCTCCTCTCCCTGGTCCAGGACGGGGAGGTGGTGGCCCGCTACCTCCTCCCCGTGGGGATGACCCCCCTGGTGGTGAAGGGCGAGGTGGTGGAGGAGGGGACGGTCCTGGCCGAGGGCCGGGGCCTCCTCCGCCTCCCCCGCCACCTGTCGGTCACCGAGGCCGAGGCCGAGGAGGAGGACGGCCTGGTCCACCTCTCCCTCTCCATAGAGTGGACCCAGCCCAAGGACTACGCCCTCCAGCCCCACATGCACGTCCTGGTGCCCGAAGGGGCCCGGGTCCGGCCCGGGGAGAAGCTGGTGGCGGCCATAGAGCCCGAGGAGGAGGTCCACGCGGAGGCCGAGGGGGTGGTCCACCTGCACGAGCCCGCCTCCATCGTGGTGGTCAAGGCCCGGGTCTACCCCTTTGAGGACGACGTGGAGGTCTCCACCGGGGACCGGGTGGCCCCGGGGGACGTCCTGGCCGACGGGGGGCGGGTGAAGAGCGAGATCTACGGCCGGGTGGAGGTGGACCTGGTCCGGGGCGTGGTCCGGGTGGTGGAGTCCTACGACATAGATGCCCGGATGGGGGCGGAGGCCATCCAGGCCCTCCTGAAGGAGCTGGACCTGGCCGAGCTGGAGAAGGAGCTCCTCGAGGAGATGAAAAACCCCTCCCGGGCCCGCCGGGCCAAGGCCCGCAAGCGCCTCGAGGTGGTCCGGGCCTTCCTGGACTCCGGCAACCGGCCGGAGTGGATGGTCTTGGAGGCCATCCCCGTTTTGCCCCCCGACCTGCGGCCCATGGTCCAGGTGGACGGGGGCCGGTTCGCCACCAGCGACCTCAACGACCTCTACCGCCGCCTCATCAACCGGAACAACCGGCTGAAGAAGCTCATGGCCCAGGGGGCCCCGGAGATGATCATCCGCAACGAGAAGCGGATGCTCCAGGAGGCGGTGGACGCCCTCCTGGACAACGGCCGCCGGGGCCAGCCCGTGACCAACCCGGGCTCCGACCGGCCCCTGCGCTCCCTCACCGACATCCTCTCCGGCAAGCAGGGCCGCTTCCGCCAGAACCTTTTGGGCAAGCGGGTGGACTACTCGGGCCGGAGCGTCATCGTGGTGGGGCCCCAGCTGAAGATGCACCAGTGCGGCCTGCCCAAGCGCATGGCCCTGGAGCTCTTCAAGCCCTTCCTCCTCAAGAAGATGGAGGAGAAGGGGATCGCCCCCAACGTCAAGTCGGCCCGGAGGATGCTGGAAAGGCAGCGGGACATCAAGGACGAGGTCTGGGACGCCCTCGAGGAGGTCATCCACGGCAAGGTGGTCCTCCTGAACCGCGCCCCCACCCTGCACCGGCTGGGCATCCAGGCCTTCCAGCCCGTCTTGGTGGAGGGGCAGTCCATCCAGCTCCACCCCCTGGTCTGTGAGGCCTTCAACGCCGACTTTGACGGGGACCAGATGGCCGTCCACGTCCCCCTCTCCTCCTTCGCCCAGGCGGAGGCCCGCATCCAGATGCTCTCCGCCCACAACATCCTCTCCCCCGCCTCCGGTGAGCCCATCGCCAAGCCCAGCCGGGACATCATCCTGGGGCTGTACTACATCACCCAGCTCCGCCGGGAGAAGCTGGGGGCGGGCCGGGAGTTCGCCACCTTCCAGGAGGCGATGGAGGCCTACGAGAAGGGGGAGGTGGCCCTGAACGCCCCCATCCGGGTGGCGGGGAAGGAGACGAGCGTGGGCCGGCTCAAGTTCGTCTTCGCCAACCCCGATGAGGCGCTTTTGGCCGTGGCCCACGGCCTTCTGGACCTGCAGGACGTGGTCACCATCCGCTTCCAGGGCCGGCTTCTGGAGACCAGCCCGGGCCGGGTCCTCTTCGCCCGCATCGTGGCCGAGGCGGTGGGGGACGAGAAGGTGGCCTCCGAGCTCATCCAGATGGACGTCCCTCAGGAGAAGAACTCCCTGAAGGACCTGGTCTACCACTCCTTTTTGCGCCTCGGGGTGGAGAAGACCGCCCGCCTCCTGGACGCCCTCAAGTACTACGGCTTCACCCTCTCCACCACCAGCGGCATCACCATCGGGATTGACGACGCGGTCATCCCCGAGGAGAAGCGGCAGTACCTGGAGGAGGCGGACCGGAAGCTCCTGCAGATTGAGCAGGCCTACGAGATGGGCTTCCTCACCGAGGAGGAGCGGTACCGCCAGATCGTGGACCTCTGGAACGAGACCACGGAGAAGGTCACCAAGGCGGTCTTCAAGAACTTTGAGGAGAACCACCCCTTCAACCCCCTTTACGTGATGGCCCAGTCCGGGGCCCGGGGTAACCCCCAGCAGATCCGCCAGCTCTGCGGGATGCGGGGCCTGATGGCCAAGCCCTCGGGCGAGATCTTTGAGGTGCCGGTGCGGGCCTCCTTCCGCGAGGGGTTGACCGTCCTCGAGTACTTCATCTCCAGCCACGGGGCCCGGAAGGGTGGGGCCGACACCGCCCTCCGCACCGCCGACTCCGGCTACCTCACCCGCAAGCTGGTGGACGTGGCCCACGAGATCGTGGTCCGGGAGGAGGACTGCGGGAGCACCAACTACCTCTCCATCCCCCTGTTTGAGCGGGACGAGGTGACCCGGGAGATGCGGCTGCGCAAGAAGTCGGACCTGGAGTCCGGCCTCTACGGCCGCGCCCTGGCCCGGGAGGTCTCGGTCCTGGGCCGCGTCCTCCCCGAGGGGCAGTACCTCTCCCTGGAGGACGTCCACCTCATCATCAAGGCGGCGGAGGCGGGGGAGATCCAGGAGGTGCCGGTGCGTAGCCCCCTCACCTGCCGCACCCGGTACGGGGTCTGCCAGAAGTGCTACGGTTGGGACCTCTCCATGGCCCGGCCCGTCTCCATCGGGGAGGCAGTGGGCATCGTGGCCGCCCAGTCCATCGGCGAGCCGGGCACCCAGCTCACCATGCGCACCTTCCACACCGGCGGCGTGGCCACCGCCACCGACATCACCCAGGGTCTGCCCCGGGTCATCGAGCTCTTTGAGGCCCGCCGCCCCAAGGCCAAGGCGGTCATCGCCGAGATTGACGGGACGGTCCGCATAGAGGAGACGGAGGAGCGCCTCTCGGTCATCGTGGAGTCCGAGGGCTTCTCCAAGGAGTACAAGCTCCCCAAGGAGGCCCGGCTCACCGTCAAGGACGGGGACTACGTGGAGGCGGGCCAGCCCCTGACCCGCGGGGCGGTGGACCCCCACCAGCTCCTCGAGGCCAAGGGCCCCGAGGCGGTGGAGCGGTACCTGGTGGACGAGATCCAGAAGGTCTACCGGGCCCAGGGCGTGAAGCTCCACGACAAGCACATTGAGCTCATCGTCCGGCAGATGCTGAAGTACGTGGAGGTCACGGACCCCGGGGATAGCCGCCTCCTCGAGGGCCAGGTCCTGGAGAAGTGGGACGTGGAGGCCATGAACGAGCGGCTCATCGCCGAGGGCAAGACCCCCATCGCCTGGAGGCCCCTCCTGATGGGCGTGACCAAGAGCGCCCTCTCCACCAAGAGCTGGCTCTCCGCCGCCAGCTTCCAGAACACCACCCACGTCCTCACCGAGGCGGCCATCGCCGGGAAGAAGGACGAGCTCATCGGCCTTAAGGAGAACGTCATCCTGGGCCGGCTCATCCCCGCCGGGACGGGGTCGGACTTCGTGCGCCGCACCCAGGTGGTGGACCAGAAGACCTTCCGCCTCCTCGAGGAGGCCCGGAAGGAGGCGGTGGAGGCCACCAAGGAGGCCCCCGTCCGCAGGCCCAGGCGCCAGGAGCAGCCGGGGAAGAGGGCGTAA
- a CDS encoding thiamine ABC transporter substrate-binding protein, with protein MKKLIGLLVLLALGFAQELTVLTHSSFSLDKALIEEFQRTTGIRLRFLKGGDAGETLNKAILSKAAPIADVLYGFDNTFLSRALEADILLPYRSPEVRNLKATLLLDPSFRALPVDYGWVSLNYDKAYFKERPLPKAPQDLARPEYARLLVVQNPATSSPGLAFLMATVARFGEDGYLDFWARLRDGGVRVAKGWSEAYYTHFTLYKGDRPLVVSYTTSPAAEVYYSEGKYQEPPTDNLFPELAFFQVEFVGILKGTKNLEAARKFVDWLLSRPVQENIPTEMWVYPARRDARLPEVFRWAREPVGSVRLDPGLIAKNRERWIDEWTRVVLQGRSPEEVRRGRR; from the coding sequence ATGAAAAAGCTCATCGGTCTTCTGGTCCTTCTGGCCCTCGGCTTCGCCCAGGAGCTCACGGTCCTCACCCATAGCAGCTTCTCCCTAGACAAGGCCCTCATAGAGGAGTTCCAGCGCACCACGGGCATCCGGCTCCGCTTCCTCAAGGGGGGGGACGCGGGGGAGACCCTGAACAAGGCCATCCTCTCCAAGGCCGCCCCCATCGCCGACGTCCTCTACGGGTTTGACAACACCTTCCTCTCCCGGGCCCTCGAGGCGGACATCCTCCTCCCCTACCGGAGCCCGGAGGTCCGCAACCTCAAGGCCACCCTCCTCCTGGACCCGAGCTTCCGGGCCCTGCCCGTGGACTACGGCTGGGTGAGCCTCAACTACGACAAGGCCTACTTCAAAGAAAGGCCTCTTCCCAAGGCGCCCCAGGACCTGGCCCGGCCCGAGTACGCGCGGCTTTTGGTGGTCCAGAACCCCGCCACCAGCTCCCCGGGCCTGGCCTTTCTGATGGCCACCGTGGCCCGCTTCGGGGAGGATGGCTACCTGGACTTCTGGGCCCGGCTCCGGGACGGGGGGGTGCGGGTGGCCAAGGGCTGGAGCGAGGCCTACTACACCCACTTCACCCTCTACAAGGGGGACCGGCCCCTGGTGGTCTCCTACACCACCAGCCCGGCGGCGGAGGTCTACTACTCCGAGGGGAAGTACCAGGAGCCCCCCACGGACAACCTCTTCCCCGAGCTCGCCTTCTTCCAGGTGGAGTTCGTGGGCATCCTGAAGGGGACGAAGAACCTCGAGGCCGCCCGCAAGTTCGTGGACTGGCTCCTCTCCCGCCCCGTCCAGGAGAACATCCCCACCGAGATGTGGGTCTACCCCGCCCGGCGGGACGCCCGCCTCCCCGAGGTCTTCCGCTGGGCCCGGGAGCCTGTGGGCTCGGTCCGGCTTGACCCCGGCCTCATCGCCAAGAACCGGGAGCGCTGGATAGACGAGTGGACCCGGGTCGTCCTCCAGGGGCGGAGCCCAGAGGAGGTGCGGCGGGGCCGGAGGTAG
- a CDS encoding type II secretion system protein, which yields MRNAKGFTLIELLIVIAIIGILAAVLVPNLLQARRTAQIRAEEAYANNVFKVANAAIAENPNIDADEIAKECKEGYSVGNYDAGKAPATLDDCEVTYDPDTQEVTVTWSGAAGENKKVP from the coding sequence ATGCGGAACGCGAAAGGCTTTACCCTGATTGAGCTCCTGATCGTCATCGCCATCATCGGCATCCTGGCGGCGGTGCTGGTGCCCAACCTGCTCCAGGCCCGGCGCACCGCCCAGATCCGGGCCGAGGAGGCCTACGCCAACAACGTCTTCAAGGTGGCCAACGCCGCCATCGCCGAGAACCCTAACATTGACGCGGACGAGATCGCAAAAGAGTGTAAGGAGGGCTACAGCGTCGGCAACTACGACGCTGGGAAGGCTCCGGCGACGCTTGATGATTGCGAAGTGACCTACGACCCCGACACCCAGGAGGTCACCGTCACCTGGAGCGGGGCCGCGGGCGAGAACAAGAAGGTGCCTTGA
- a CDS encoding ABC transporter permease: MALSLPLAFLFRHRFPLREAFLALATLPFVLPTPVVALGLLALAGPRGVLGVDLYGTPWLLFWGSVFYNLGLGLRVLLPSVLALSEGPYGAARVLGATPFRAFLRVGLPLLLPGLLGGGLLTFIYTFGAFGLPLLLGGPAYATLEVEVYTLLAYRLAFPEAAGLILLQVLTLGLAVLLYARLPAYPLAAPGLRPARRPWALALGVGLLFLLLYAPLLALLLAFSPQALASAWRAQDFTPLPLALGNALRFALLSLPFALLLGLAYALSARRRGWAEVLGLLPLLVSPVAVGLGYLLAYPGLRGSEFLLLSAYALLAYPLLARVLLPALRGLPPHLVPAARVLGATPLRAFLRAELPLLWPAVRSGAALSLAAVLGEFGVSLVLWRPEWTTLTLAIYERLGRPGALPYQEALALAVLLMALSGLLFLLLDRGARVG, encoded by the coding sequence ATGGCCCTCTCCCTCCCCCTGGCCTTTCTCTTCCGCCACCGTTTCCCCTTGCGGGAGGCCTTTTTGGCCCTGGCCACCCTGCCCTTCGTCCTCCCCACCCCGGTGGTGGCCCTGGGCCTTCTGGCCCTGGCGGGGCCGAGGGGGGTTCTGGGGGTGGACCTCTACGGCACCCCCTGGCTCCTCTTCTGGGGGAGCGTCTTCTACAACCTGGGCCTGGGCCTAAGGGTCCTCCTCCCCTCCGTTTTGGCCCTTTCCGAGGGGCCCTACGGGGCGGCCCGGGTCCTGGGGGCCACCCCCTTTAGGGCCTTCCTTCGGGTGGGGCTTCCCCTCCTCCTGCCCGGGCTTCTGGGCGGGGGGCTCCTCACCTTCATCTACACCTTCGGCGCCTTCGGCCTTCCCCTCCTCCTGGGTGGGCCGGCCTACGCCACCCTCGAGGTGGAGGTCTACACCCTCCTGGCCTACCGCCTGGCCTTCCCCGAGGCGGCGGGGCTGATCCTCCTCCAGGTCCTCACCCTGGGCCTGGCCGTCCTCCTCTACGCCCGCCTGCCCGCCTACCCCCTGGCCGCCCCCGGCCTCCGGCCCGCCCGGAGGCCCTGGGCCCTGGCCCTGGGGGTGGGCCTCCTCTTCCTCCTCCTCTACGCCCCCCTCCTGGCCCTTCTCCTGGCCTTCTCCCCCCAGGCTTTGGCCTCGGCCTGGCGCGCCCAGGACTTCACCCCTTTGCCCTTGGCCCTGGGAAACGCCCTTCGCTTCGCCCTCCTGAGCCTTCCTTTCGCCCTCCTCCTGGGCCTGGCCTACGCCCTCTCCGCCCGGCGGCGGGGCTGGGCCGAGGTCCTGGGCCTCCTCCCCCTTTTGGTCTCGCCGGTGGCGGTGGGGCTGGGCTACCTCCTGGCCTACCCCGGCCTGCGGGGCTCGGAGTTCCTCCTCCTTTCCGCCTACGCCCTTTTGGCCTACCCCCTTTTGGCCCGGGTCCTCCTGCCCGCCCTTAGGGGCCTTCCCCCCCACCTCGTCCCCGCGGCCCGGGTCCTGGGGGCCACCCCCCTTAGGGCCTTCCTCCGGGCCGAGCTCCCTCTTCTCTGGCCCGCCGTCCGCTCCGGGGCGGCCCTGAGCCTGGCCGCGGTCTTGGGCGAGTTCGGGGTGAGCCTGGTCCTCTGGCGGCCCGAGTGGACCACCCTCACCCTGGCCATCTACGAGCGCCTGGGCCGGCCCGGGGCCCTGCCCTACCAGGAGGCCCTGGCCCTGGCCGTCCTCCTCATGGCCCTCTCCGGCCTCCTCTTCCTCCTCCTGGACCGGGGGGCGCGGGTGGGATGA